The genomic region ATCCCAGCCCTAAAACCACCCTGTTAGAAAAATCAAGCCTTTTTTTAAAAAGGCTAGGGAAAAAGCGGCTAGTAAGGATCTCTCGCATCACAAAAGCTCAGCCCTAGAATTTTTGATCACCACTAAATCTTCAATGCGCACCCCAAAAATCCAGGGATATAAATCCCAGGCTCTACAGAAAACACCATGCCCTCTTCTAAAATGGTTTCGCTGCGCGATGAAATATAGGGAAGCTCATGAATGTCTAAGCCAATGCCATGCCCGGTGCTGTGAGTGAAGTATTGCCCATAACCATGATCGCTAATCACTCCCCTAGCCAAGCTGTCCGCTTCTTTACCGGTCATGCCCGCTCTAATGCCTGAAATAGCCTTTTCTTGCGCTTCTTTCACAATGTCATAAATCTTTTGACGCTCTTTATCCTTGAAACTCTGCTCTCTTGTGAAGACAAAATCTTTAGGGTTAAAAAAAGCCGTGCGAGTCCGATCAGAGCAATAGCGTTCGTATTTGATCCCCATATCTAAAAGAATGCTATGCTCCGCTTTTAAAAAATCCTTCGCGCTAGGCAAAGCATGGGGCTTGCTCGCGTTCGCATTCAAGGCTAAAATAGGCTCAAAACTCAGATCATAAACCCCCTCTTTAGTCAAAAAGTCCTTAACCTTATGTTGCAAATACCGCTCGCTCAACGACTCTTTTTCATCAAAAACCTTTTTCACATACTCAGCAAAATTTTCAAAAGCTTCAACATTCAGCGCTTGAGATTTTTTGAGAAGTTGGATTTCATGATCGTTTTTAATGATGCGTTTTTGGCGGTGGTAACTAGGCACGCCCTCTAAAGTAACCTTATCCCCAAGCGCTGAATTTAAACGCTTGTAGGTTTGTAAATTCACTTGATTGGGGTCAAAAAAGAGCTTTTTAACCGAACTCTTTGCAATCAAATCAATCGCGCTTTGGACTAAATCGCTAGACTCTATCACTTCCGCTAAAACGCCCTTTTTAGGCTGAACGCTTTCTTTAGCTTCTTGGGTGTAGCGAGAATCAGTGATAAAAAACGAGCGATCGTCTAATTGCAAAAACAAAGCGTTATCGCAACTATAAGCGCATTCAAAAAACATCGCATTTTCATTGAGCGTGAAATGGGCGTCTCTTTCTAATTCTCTCATCAATAGCCCCCTTTTATTTTTGGTTGTTAATGGGGTTATTAGGGTTGTTTTGTTGGGCTTCTTGGAACGCTTTCATTTCGGCTAAAATATTGACCATCGCCATTAAAGCCATGTTGTAACCAAGCGGGCCAAATCCCATGATCACGCCCCCACAAGCCGCTCCAGTGTAAGAATTTTTCCTGAATTCTTCTCTGGCTTGAATGTTAGTGAGATGCACTTCAATAACGGGCTTGCCCGCTAGCATGATCGCATCAGCAATCGCAATAGAAGTGTGCGAAAACGCTCCAGGGTTAATGATAATCCCTTCATAATCGCTGCCCACGCTCTCTTGAATTTTATCAATGATTTCGCCCTCAAAATTGGTTTGAAAAAACTCTAATTCCACATCTAAATTGCCTTGCTTCACGAAAGTTTGCATGATTTCATGGATTTGGTCTAAGGTTACCATGCCATAAAGTCTTGGGTCTCTGTGTCCTAACATGTTTAAATTAGGCCCTTGAATCACTAAAATTTTCATTGTTGATTTCTCCTTGTTTAATATGGAATGAGATCGCATTATAGCATAAGTTTTTATCTTACCCCTTAAATCCCCCTAAGAGCACATCACAAGAAACTACCGCTTGACTAGCATTAAACCCTTTGATGCTAAAAAGCGCTTTTATCCTTTTTTAAAAAAACAGCCATCATGACCATTCCTACAAAAAAACTTCCCGTAATGAAGAAATCAAAGGGGTCAAACCCGATACCAAAAACGAGATAAAAAGTGAGAGTCGTTAATATAAAGAGTGAGATTAAAGAGTTTTGCTTTATCCCGCTCCAAAAAATCTTTACAATGACTAATAAAAAAAAGAGCCAGATTAAAAAGCCTATGATTCCCCTAGTGGCTAGAACATGAATGATTTGGTTGTCGTATCTTTCATAACAAAGAATCAAATCTTTGGCTCTATAAGACTTTGATAAAGACAAAATCTCTTCTAATCTCTGGCATTTCTCGCTAGCGGCCATACCAAAAAAGGGCCTTAAACGCAAAACCGTTAGGGCTTCTTTCCAGCGCTCCAAACGCCACCCGATACTGCTATCAGCGTCCTTTTTAGCGTAGCGTTTCAAATCTTCTTCAAAGCTTTGGTTTTGAACCCTAGATTGCTCTATTGCCCCCTTTTTTTCTAAAGCGTTACTCCCCATATACAAAGCGCTCAAAATAAGACTCACAACCACCATATAACCCAATGGTTTGAGCGATTTTTTGGCGTATAAAATAAAGCAAGAAAGGATTAAAAAAGTAGCTATAAAAGCGATTGTCGCGCTCCTTGTAGCGCTTAAAATAACGA from Helicobacter pylori harbors:
- the aroQ gene encoding type II 3-dehydroquinate dehydratase, giving the protein MKILVIQGPNLNMLGHRDPRLYGMVTLDQIHEIMQTFVKQGNLDVELEFFQTNFEGEIIDKIQESVGSDYEGIIINPGAFSHTSIAIADAIMLAGKPVIEVHLTNIQAREEFRKNSYTGAACGGVIMGFGPLGYNMALMAMVNILAEMKAFQEAQQNNPNNPINNQK
- a CDS encoding O-antigen ligase family protein; the protein is MLKERLKAFFSADSVFTLIFALFFLTSFKKPLTQVLLIVLMVFLFFRCYFQASLKEIFRINHLKTMPFKWLTLAFLGVFLSIFPNMFNMHDSQTFRYNLFALNMSLTYACGALCLLFASCLRIKLNQKILFYSMAVANFINGLLSLVQKIYFNMPRAQGFSTVKEYVVLVNVSILGCYIYALYSQNQKEKLFFTLSVFVGFLVVILSATRSATIAFIATFLILSCFILYAKKSLKPLGYMVVVSLILSALYMGSNALEKKGAIEQSRVQNQSFEEDLKRYAKKDADSSIGWRLERWKEALTVLRLRPFFGMAASEKCQRLEEILSLSKSYRAKDLILCYERYDNQIIHVLATRGIIGFLIWLFFLLVIVKIFWSGIKQNSLISLFILTTLTFYLVFGIGFDPFDFFITGSFFVGMVMMAVFLKKDKSAF